Proteins from a genomic interval of Candidatus Kuenenbacteria bacterium HGW-Kuenenbacteria-1:
- the trpS gene encoding tryptophan--tRNA ligase, which yields MKKIILTGDRPTGQLHIGHFCGSLKNRVALQDKYDTYIMIADVQALTDNFNNPQKVRQNVYEVAMDNLAVGIDPKKSTIFIQSLIPEIAELTIFYSNLVTVNRLKRNPTVKEEIQQRKDLFKDDVTFGFLGYPISQAADITAFQADLVPVGEDQLPVIEQAREIVRKFNRIYGETLKEPKAKLSNFPRVLGMDGRKMSKSLGNVIMLTDSEGEIKSKIKSALTNKIGGKNLINLLEQFSDDQDAIKKFNEQFKNDSIQYSELKPLLAMAIIKKLKPIQERRVEYERNPKLVEEILFNGAKKARAVTMETLKKVKEKMFLNYF from the coding sequence ATGAAAAAAATAATTCTTACTGGCGATAGACCAACAGGGCAACTTCATATTGGTCATTTTTGCGGATCATTAAAAAATCGAGTTGCTTTGCAAGATAAATATGACACATATATTATGATTGCGGACGTTCAAGCGTTAACTGACAATTTTAATAATCCTCAAAAAGTAAGACAAAATGTTTATGAAGTTGCGATGGATAATCTTGCTGTTGGCATTGATCCAAAAAAATCAACTATTTTTATTCAATCATTGATTCCCGAAATTGCGGAATTAACTATTTTTTATTCAAATCTTGTGACAGTCAATCGTCTTAAACGCAATCCAACCGTTAAGGAAGAAATTCAACAACGAAAAGATTTATTCAAAGATGATGTGACTTTTGGATTTTTAGGATATCCAATTAGTCAAGCGGCTGATATCACTGCGTTTCAAGCTGATTTAGTTCCGGTTGGCGAAGATCAACTTCCAGTAATAGAACAAGCGCGAGAAATTGTTAGAAAGTTTAATCGTATTTATGGAGAAACACTCAAGGAACCAAAAGCAAAATTAAGTAATTTCCCACGCGTTTTGGGGATGGATGGTCGAAAAATGAGTAAAAGCCTTGGAAATGTAATTATGCTTACTGATTCAGAAGGCGAAATTAAATCTAAAATTAAAAGCGCTTTGACTAATAAAATAGGCGGAAAAAATTTAATTAATTTATTAGAACAATTTTCAGATGATCAAGACGCGATTAAAAAATTTAATGAGCAATTTAAAAATGATTCAATTCAATATTCTGAATTAAAACCTTTGTTAGCAATGGCGATTATTAAAAAACTAAAACCAATTCAAGAACGAAGAGTAGAGTATGAACGAAATCCAAAACTTGTTGAAGAAATACTTTTTAATGGCGCAAAAAAAGCAAGAGCAGTGACAATGGAAACATTAAAGAAAGTTAAAGAAAAAATGTTTTTAAATTATTTTTAA